In Corynebacterium sp. P4-C1, the sequence GCCCCCTCCGCCATGCGGCGCTGCTCCGGGTGGATATACACGCGCCACTGGTCGAAGGAGCCAGCTTCGATGACTGCCCGCAAGGAATCGGTGTCCACGTCATCCACGTAGGCGAAATCGAGCTCTGCTGCGGGGTGGCGCAGACCGGCCAGCAAACGCGCGTCTTCGTCAACGGCGCTTTCCTGAGGTTCAAGCTTCTCCAACCCGAGAGACTCTCGGACCTGCTCCACGGTGTAGCCGGCAACGAGGCCGAGTATGGCGTCGTGTTCCCAGGTGGGTCGGGCGTCGAGAAGCAATTGAAGCTCGTCTTCGGATTCGGCGCGCCACACAGCCTCTGCGAGAGTTTGATCGACACCGAGCTCCTTGTACAAGCTCTCCGGGGTGTAGCCGTTTCGCTCCATCTCGACGCGCGGCGCGGGCATTCGCTTATCGACGACCTCCGCGTTCACCCCCGCCTTCTCCGACAGTGACGCGGCCTCGGATTGCTGTTGGGCAGCCAACTGTCGTGCCGCTTCGGTTGCGGCTTTGGCCTTGCGCTCAGACTCGGACTCACCAGTGGATCCGGCGCTCATGGACGAAGGAGCCTCTTCCTCGATGAGCTGGGTGAGGCCGTTGACCGGGTTGACGGTCAAGCGCAATCGAGCCGGATCAAGGCGCTTTGCTTTTGCGTTGCCTTCATCGTGGGAATCGACGTCCACGAGCACGAAGTGGTGCGTCTCTGCATCTTTGATCTCGAAGAGAACTGCCCGGAATTGGTCGTTGACGCGTCCGGTGCGCACGCGCCTGTCCACGGCGTTGTTGAGAGTCTTGATCCGAAGTGACGGATTGGCCGGGTCTTCCGCAAGCTTCTGCAGGAAGTTCATCACCGGCTTGTACAACGCACCGTCAAGTTTCAGCCCGCTGTAAAAGCTGAAAGTCACCATCTTCCTCACTCCTTACCCAACAACGCCGCCGGAATTGTTTGCTCATCGAGTGTATCCGGGTACAGGAGCGTCCAGCCGTCTTGCCGCAATCTGTTTTCGGCGTTGGTGTAGGAATCGTCGCGGTCGATCAGCAGCGCAATCTTTCGGTCGGGCCAGGCTACTGCGGTGGGTAGGCTGCCCACCTCTTCGCCGATCTCCTCGGTGGTTTCTGCTCCCGCACGTGCGAGCAGTCGAAGTGCCGCTACGACGGAAGATTCGTCTTCGAATTCCTCAATGGCATCCGTCCATACAGCAGGAAGTTCAGCGCTGTCCGCGGTAATGGACGCGTCTGCCGGAACTTCCGGCGTGGTTTGAGCTGCCGGGGCCTCATCGAATTCGGAGGTGGCAATGGTGACCGCGGAATCCGCTAGCCACAGAATATTGGCGAAGCGCAGGAAGTCCCGCCAATTGCCCTCGGTGACGGAACCAGCCGTTGATGCATCGACGTAGAACCGCTTCGCGTGGAACTGCCCTCCAGTGACGGAACCGCCGACGTGGATTTGTTTGTTGAACGTGAGCCGTGGCCCATTGGGGGTTTTCTCCGGGTGCAGCTTGGATTTGAGAAGCAGCCAGAGCGCCTTCGCCGACATCTCGTACATGCTCGTCACCGGGTTGGCCAAATAGACCAATAGCTGTGTCACCGGCGAGGAGCTGAGGAAGCTCCATCCGTTCGTTCCAAATTCTTCGAACTTCGGATGCCTATTCACGCGCGCCCACAATGGCAGCTCCGCTACCCGATCTTGCTCAGCTTTGAACCACTCGATATCTGCATCGGTGACGCTCCACGGCAGCCAGGATTCTTCGAAGTGAAGGCGGTTACGCTTCGCCATGTCATCCGGGAAGCGATAGTGCGCCTCGCTGATATGGAACGCTGCACCATCGGTGTACACAGCAACTGGACGAACTCCAGGATTCGTGCGATGTGTGAATACGAAGTCAGGTGTGGTGTAGCCCTTGTTCACCTGCTCGCGCATCTTCCACGATTCGCCGTTGGTGAAACTGATTTGCCACTCGACTTGGCCAGCATTCGGCACGTCCTTGACCGTCGCTCCTCGGTCTTCCAGCGTTTTGCGCAGCACTTCGCGGAACTTCACTTCGAGGTGGGAGCCGTTATCGTGCTCTGGTGCCTCAGTCTGCGCTTCCCATGAAACCGTCAAGGGGTCGAGTTCGGGCGCCGGGTGATCTTGGTCGGCGAGGATGGAGCGCAAGGCACGTTCAGCTGCTGCCCGGGAAGTGACCTCTATCTGGGTCCAGTGAGTGTAGGGCAAGAGGCAGTCCGGGCAGGCGAGGCGTTCATCGCTTGCGCAGGAGCATCCCTTGACCCGGATGAAGGCCTGCTCGAGCAGGCGATGCACATCTTCGGGGGAAGCGAACTGCGAGAGGTATCCCGTTCCACCGGGCACGTTGTCGTGCATCAACAACGCCTCGACTGTGTCCCCTTTTTGATCCGGCACTCGCACCGTGACCACGCCGAGGTGATCCGGATCTCCGCCGAGCACCTCCTTGAAACCCAACCGAATAGCAGCGGTGAGGCTGGGAATGGTCGAGTTGTCGCCGGCGGTCAACTGCACCGGCACGTGCAGCAGCACACCCTGGGTTTGCAGAGTGCGGTTCAGCGCCACCGTCACCGATTCTTCCTCCCGCGCTGTGCGCTTCGGGCACCACGGGCGGTGATCCCACTTCGAGTTCTCGCCATTTTGTGAATCGAGGTGTCCGCAGTAGTTGCACACGGTGAACAGCGGTGCGTCGATTTCTTTATCCGCAAACACCTTCTTCGCCGATGGACCTCGGCCTAGGTTGAACCAGCTCAGGTTCACGTACCGCAGGTACTCCGCTCCGAAGCCCTGGGAGAGGAACCAGCGGGCACCGCGCCCGCCCTCAGGCACGGAGAAGCTCAAGGCGGTGTGATAGCGCAGTTCGTGGCGGGAGTCGCGGGAGTCGTCGATAAGCGCGCGTGCTTTGTCCACCTCTGCGGAAACGCGGCGCATCCGCACGGTGTCCACAATCTGCCCCTTATCGGCAAAGGCGCTGGTCCCGCACTCGGGGCACGCCCCAGAGTGAGTCGAAGCATCGACCTGCTCGCCGTAAGAGCAGGCTGGGCACAACCGCCACTGCTCGATATCGGCGCCGTTCATGCCAAGCTCAACCGCGTCCACCTTGGCGGCGATGCCGCGGGCGTAGAAGGTGTTGCCCGGCGCGAGTTCTGTAAGTGCCGAGGACACACCGCGCGAGAGCTCGAAGGTCTCCGGGTTGAACTGCATCGTGGAGGGGTCGAGCTGGGACACGACGACGGCGAGCTCCACCGCATCGTCCAGCAGCGTGAAGTTAGGCAGAAGGCCGTAGCGCTCCATGGCGGAAATCCAGTGCTCATTGAGCAGAATCGAGTTGAGATCCCGCGAGATCCGCTTGTAGGCCGCCTTGGTGCTGCGTTTCTCGCGCTCCAAATCCGGGTCAGCGTTCTCAGTACCCGCGTTCGGGTCCACCTTTGCCTCGAGTTCGAGCAACCGCTCCTGCAGTGTGTCCCGGCGCGCAGTGAACTCTTTCACCTCGCCATCCCACAGCGTGCGGGTGCGCTGCATCTCCCCGGTGAGCGAATCGGGCCCCTGTCCGCACACCCACTCGCGCACACCGTCCACAGTGGCCTCGTCCACGAACCCGGCAATAGTTGCACCGAACGCCTCAACGCGCGCCTCAACGCCCTGGCCGATCTCGTCCGCCAGGACATCGAGTAGCGACGCCTTGTGGAAGCTGAACACATCGCTCGCCCTCTGCGCATGCAACCCATGCGCGTTGAAATCGAGCGTGTCCACCAGGTACGCGGTGGCTTGGCGGCGCAGGATCTCTGTGGCGGAGAGGAACGCCGCCGGCGGCACCACATTGCCCGCGATGACGGACAACGGCTGGTTCAGCTTCGGCAGCGTGGTACCGCGACCCTGCACGAACGCGAGTACGAGCGAGTTGCCGGTGAGACGCCCAGCGCGCCCAACGCGCTGCACGTACGAGGACACGGACTTGGGCAGGGAGGCGAGCATGACGGTGGAGAGGTCCCCGATATCAATACCCATCTCCAACGTCGGCGTGGCCACCAGCACGTTCGGCGCGCTGGGTTCGTTCGTGTCCCCACCGCCGCGAAACGCGCGCTCAAGCGCCAGGCGCTCCTCCTTGGGAATCAACCCCGTGTGCTCCCGCGCCACAATCGCACGCGGGGTGGTCGAGGAGTACAGCTGCGAATAGTAGTTCGCGGCAATCCGCTCCACGCCGAGCGTTCCCGGGCATCCGGGCGTAGGGCACGGCACACCATCAAGCAAATCGCGGGCATGCTCATCCGCGCCCAACGTCGCATTGCACACCTCACACTGCAACAGCGCCGGTTCCTCTTCACGCCGCACCGCCACGTGCTGCGGCGCAATGGCGTACATGGTGGCACCGGTGTCGGTGGATACGGCCATGACCACATCGCGCCGAGCCAACTCGCGGAAAACGTTGGTGAGCACCAGCGCCGCATCGTGCGTGGACATCCCCAGCACCTTCGACGTCCATCGCGCATAGCGCCCACGCGGGCTACCCAGCGGGGTGACACCGCGGTCCTTGTCGTCCAACGCCGGGCCGGAGCGCGGGAACTCCGGCGCACCGCCCTTGGGAAAGCGCCGCATGCCGCGCGCCTTGGCGTATCGGTTGTGCAGGCGCCACGAGTTCGCGTCATCCTGCAAGTAACTATCGAACATCGGCGTGTACACGCCGCCGCGGTCGCGCACCTGCTCCAACAGTCCGCGCATCCACCGCAGCTGCACCTCTTCGGCATCCGCATCGACGACATCGAAAAGCCCAGCGTCAATGCTCTTCAGCGCCTCCCGTGCAGCCTCCACCAACACCGCATCATCCACCGCCACCGACGGCGCGAGCACACCCGTGGACACCAGCGAGCGCGGCAGATGCGCGCGCTGCCCGAACTCCAGTGCGGCGTCCAGCTCCAACCGTTGCAGCACCGCAGTCGCGGCCTCGCGCCGGGCGTTCTCGTCCGCGTCCTTGGACCAGAACGGGATGAACGTGGGCGCATCCGCGATCTCCGGCGGCAAGAGCTCAAAACGGGCGCGCAGCGGGTCCTCTGCGGCATCAGCGCGCTCGAGGATCCGTAGCGGCATCTGCGCCACCGACACTTCCTCAGTGCCTGCGACCGCCCGCATCAACGTACGAATCCCAAACGCCCGCGCCCGCGACTGCACAAAGCCCGCCCGGTGCGCTGCGTCCTGCACCGAGTCCGCGAACACCAGCGTCTTCTTCTCCTCCTGGGCAAGCGAGGGCATGCCGAAGAGGTTCGACAGCCCCACTGAGAACAGCGTGGCCACGCGCGAGCCGATGTAGCGCACCGCGTCCGGCTCCCCGCAGTTCGGGCACACCTGGTCGCGCGCGTAGTCCTCCGCGCCCAGGCCCGAGTATGTGAGCACGGGAACGGAGCTGCCCTCCGCACCCGCTTCCTCGCTCGGCTCGGTGGTGCTCAGCGTGCGCGTGGACGTGTGGAACCACATCAGCGCGCGCTTGCCGTCCTCATCATCGAACGCGCTCAGCTCCGCTCCGTCGGCGACCGCGCGGCGGTACTCGTTCGTGGCATCAATGAGCGGACGCGGGAGCTCAGGCTTATCGACACTCGCCTTCCTGATCGCCCCACCATCCAAGACCACCGCATCGGTGCCGGGCTCAAGCGCCGTCATCCACCCGGCGCGACCGCACTCACGGCAGTAGATCGCGGGCAGCCACACCGCGGCATCGTCGGCACCGAGTTGTCCATCGTCCCCGAAGCGGAACACCTGACCGTCTTCCGTCGGCGTGACAGCGCGCTCGATACGGGAGACTTCACGCACCCACAGGTGCGTCTCCACACCGGGCAGGCGCTTGCCGCCGAAGCCGTACTCCTCGCCTGCGAGCGCGCGCACGTGCGCCACGGCGGTGAGCATGTGCGTCACGAACTCCCGCGCCGTGTCCTCGCCCAAACTGCGCAGCACAATCGGGTCGAACATCGCGGAAGGCAGTGTCTTCGCCTCTTCGCCCTCGTGCTCAATGAGTGGCTTAGCTTTGCCATCCCCATCCAGCAGCGCCTTGGTGATCGGGTGCACCGCGTACGCCGCGATCGTCGCATCGAGGTCCGCACCCGCGTCCAGCCCCCATAGCTGCGTGCGGAAGATGTCCAGCACCACGTCCGCATGGTCGCGCCCGGAGGTATCGTTCGCGACCGCGTCCACAATCCCGCGCAGCTCATCGATGTCCGGCGGCAGGACAGCGGCGCCACGCCCGAAGGTCTGCGCGATCTCCTCGGTCCACTCGTCGTAGGTGAGCGTCTTTTCGCTCACCAACGCATCCGGCGTGAACGCCTCCCCGAAGATGGTGCCCGCGAACTCCAGCACCTTGGCGCGGTCATCGTCGCCGCCGAGCGTTGCCGAGGTGGCCACCGGCGTGACCCGCCCCAACGGGTTCGACGCGTACTCGCCCACGAAGCCCGCCGGCTGGTGCTCCTTCACCATCAACCCGAGACGGCGCAGCAGGAGCGCAACGTCGGTTCCCTGCGCACCGTCGTAGGTGTGGAACTCATCCAACACCAAGTACTGCAGCGACGTCGCGGACTTGCGCCAGATCTCCCGGTCTTCGGGGCGCAGCAGCAACTGGTCCAACATCTTGTAGTTGGTGAGCAAGATGTCCGGCGGGTTCAGGCGCATCTCGTCACGATCAGTAATCAGCGAATGCGCTGTCACCTTCTTCACGTTCCCCGTGGCCTCACCGGTGAAGATACCGGCCGTGACCCCCGCCAGCGCCGGCTCATCAGTAATCAGTTTGGCCAACCGATCAGCCTGGTCATTCGCTAGCGCGTTCATCGGGTACAGCAGCAGCGCCTTCACACCTGTGTGCCCCTCCGCCCGGGCACGCGCCGCGTGGTCCAACACCGGGTACAGGAAGGACTCCGTCTTACCCGAGCCTGTACCCGTGATCACCAGGGTGGGATCCGGGCGGCGCTCCCCATGCTCATCCCGGCTGCGCAGCCTACGGAACGCCTCCGCCTGGTGGTGGTACGGCGTGAACCACGACGGCATCCAGTCCAGAATCCCGTCCCACCCGATCGCGCGGGCGTAGGGGAGCCGCACCCGCACATACGGCCCGTGGAACATGCCGCGTTCCGTGTCTTCAAGGAACGCCTTCAGCGCATTGGATGTCTCCGGATTAGCCAGCGAGAACGCCGTTGCCAGATATTCAGACACACCCCCTAGGACGTGCTCGGATGCGTGGACGGGGATGAGGGTAGACATCGCTCTAGGTTAACCGATCAAAATAAACCATCTCAGCCAGCTATTCGCGGAAGCAGGGTGCTCCTACACTTCGTTTATTCTAGTTCCGCTGTCTCACTCCGCACTCCGTTGTTCCACACATTGTCTCCCCAACGCAGGAAGTACGCAAAAAACGGGTCCGCGACATAAATGTGCGCCTGAGGAGTATCGCGTCCAACGACCTCCACTACGGGCTCACTGCTCGACAAGAGGAATTCATCAGATTGCTCATCGAACTCTACCTCCTGCTCCTCACCAATTCTGGTGGATGCAATCGCGTTAATGAAACCAGCGACTCGCGAAATGTCGTCAGCCCGCGGTATGCCGTCGGCTGTAATTGAGGCAATATTGTTCCGCAATTCGTTCATCGATAGATCGAGTTTTGGAAGAGAACAGGCAATCCCAGCAAGAACCAATCCATACGTGTCAGTGGTTTCACCGTTGTTCAACATCCGCAGCTTTCGCGGGGTGCCCTTGGTTTTGGGCCCATCAAGCAGCCGTTTAACCCATTTCCCTGCATCCATTGATACCTGCGACTTGAAAAATTCATCCCAATCCGACGGAGCCTTAAGTTCCTCCTCCAATGGTGAGGTCTTTTCAACCTTGTTGACATTGCGAACAAGCGTGCGGCACGCTTTTTGCATAATGTGGGGGCTGCCAAAGCTTTCGGCTGCCAATTTCTGCCTGATATCGGTCGGCATAGTCACATTCAAGATTGAGCAACCAGCGCTAGCGATTTGTTCCAGCTCCCCTTGGGTCCACCTAGGGATAATTACGTGTTCAATTCTCGCCCCCATATCATCTACGGCCTCAGATACATCGTTCCAACGATGAGTAATCGCAATAACGACAACCCTGAGACCTAGATAGACCAATGGTTTCAGCGCTTGAACTACCTGCTCTTGCAACTCTTTAGAAACGAAATGAAAATCGTCAATTACGAGAGTGAACCTATTTTCTTTAATCCTATTGGTCACCTCGTTTTCCAGCGAGATCGGAAGGCTTTCGTGGAAACTCTGCACGGAACCTTCAGATCGTCCCCCCTCTCCAGCAGCGATGGCCGCATTCAAGCTACCCTTGACTTCATTCGTTACTTGACGAGACTTTTCAACCTCATCAACCACTCGAACCCCGGTCGCTACAGCTAATCGCAACCACAGCTTTTCGATGCCGTCAATTTGCACGCCGTCGATCCAAATTGGATCTTCAAAACAGCGACGCGCCAAAACTGTTTTGCCGCTCTTTGTAGGCCCTGTTAGGACAACTATTGCTCCGCCGTCATCGACTTTCTCTTTTAGAGCGTCCTCCAAGCCCACGTCTTCTCTTGGATTGTAGGTGTACTTCGGATCCATGCCAGGTACAAATACGTCGGCGGTACGCAAATTTGCATTTTCTTCCATACCGAAGATTGTAAGCATCTAGCGATTTCTCCGCCG encodes:
- a CDS encoding NB-ARC domain-containing protein; translated protein: MEENANLRTADVFVPGMDPKYTYNPREDVGLEDALKEKVDDGGAIVVLTGPTKSGKTVLARRCFEDPIWIDGVQIDGIEKLWLRLAVATGVRVVDEVEKSRQVTNEVKGSLNAAIAAGEGGRSEGSVQSFHESLPISLENEVTNRIKENRFTLVIDDFHFVSKELQEQVVQALKPLVYLGLRVVVIAITHRWNDVSEAVDDMGARIEHVIIPRWTQGELEQIASAGCSILNVTMPTDIRQKLAAESFGSPHIMQKACRTLVRNVNKVEKTSPLEEELKAPSDWDEFFKSQVSMDAGKWVKRLLDGPKTKGTPRKLRMLNNGETTDTYGLVLAGIACSLPKLDLSMNELRNNIASITADGIPRADDISRVAGFINAIASTRIGEEQEVEFDEQSDEFLLSSSEPVVEVVGRDTPQAHIYVADPFFAYFLRWGDNVWNNGVRSETAELE
- a CDS encoding DEAD/DEAH box helicase — encoded protein: MSTLIPVHASEHVLGGVSEYLATAFSLANPETSNALKAFLEDTERGMFHGPYVRVRLPYARAIGWDGILDWMPSWFTPYHHQAEAFRRLRSRDEHGERRPDPTLVITGTGSGKTESFLYPVLDHAARARAEGHTGVKALLLYPMNALANDQADRLAKLITDEPALAGVTAGIFTGEATGNVKKVTAHSLITDRDEMRLNPPDILLTNYKMLDQLLLRPEDREIWRKSATSLQYLVLDEFHTYDGAQGTDVALLLRRLGLMVKEHQPAGFVGEYASNPLGRVTPVATSATLGGDDDRAKVLEFAGTIFGEAFTPDALVSEKTLTYDEWTEEIAQTFGRGAAVLPPDIDELRGIVDAVANDTSGRDHADVVLDIFRTQLWGLDAGADLDATIAAYAVHPITKALLDGDGKAKPLIEHEGEEAKTLPSAMFDPIVLRSLGEDTAREFVTHMLTAVAHVRALAGEEYGFGGKRLPGVETHLWVREVSRIERAVTPTEDGQVFRFGDDGQLGADDAAVWLPAIYCRECGRAGWMTALEPGTDAVVLDGGAIRKASVDKPELPRPLIDATNEYRRAVADGAELSAFDDEDGKRALMWFHTSTRTLSTTEPSEEAGAEGSSVPVLTYSGLGAEDYARDQVCPNCGEPDAVRYIGSRVATLFSVGLSNLFGMPSLAQEEKKTLVFADSVQDAAHRAGFVQSRARAFGIRTLMRAVAGTEEVSVAQMPLRILERADAAEDPLRARFELLPPEIADAPTFIPFWSKDADENARREAATAVLQRLELDAALEFGQRAHLPRSLVSTGVLAPSVAVDDAVLVEAAREALKSIDAGLFDVVDADAEEVQLRWMRGLLEQVRDRGGVYTPMFDSYLQDDANSWRLHNRYAKARGMRRFPKGGAPEFPRSGPALDDKDRGVTPLGSPRGRYARWTSKVLGMSTHDAALVLTNVFRELARRDVVMAVSTDTGATMYAIAPQHVAVRREEEPALLQCEVCNATLGADEHARDLLDGVPCPTPGCPGTLGVERIAANYYSQLYSSTTPRAIVAREHTGLIPKEERLALERAFRGGGDTNEPSAPNVLVATPTLEMGIDIGDLSTVMLASLPKSVSSYVQRVGRAGRLTGNSLVLAFVQGRGTTLPKLNQPLSVIAGNVVPPAAFLSATEILRRQATAYLVDTLDFNAHGLHAQRASDVFSFHKASLLDVLADEIGQGVEARVEAFGATIAGFVDEATVDGVREWVCGQGPDSLTGEMQRTRTLWDGEVKEFTARRDTLQERLLELEAKVDPNAGTENADPDLEREKRSTKAAYKRISRDLNSILLNEHWISAMERYGLLPNFTLLDDAVELAVVVSQLDPSTMQFNPETFELSRGVSSALTELAPGNTFYARGIAAKVDAVELGMNGADIEQWRLCPACSYGEQVDASTHSGACPECGTSAFADKGQIVDTVRMRRVSAEVDKARALIDDSRDSRHELRYHTALSFSVPEGGRGARWFLSQGFGAEYLRYVNLSWFNLGRGPSAKKVFADKEIDAPLFTVCNYCGHLDSQNGENSKWDHRPWCPKRTAREEESVTVALNRTLQTQGVLLHVPVQLTAGDNSTIPSLTAAIRLGFKEVLGGDPDHLGVVTVRVPDQKGDTVEALLMHDNVPGGTGYLSQFASPEDVHRLLEQAFIRVKGCSCASDERLACPDCLLPYTHWTQIEVTSRAAAERALRSILADQDHPAPELDPLTVSWEAQTEAPEHDNGSHLEVKFREVLRKTLEDRGATVKDVPNAGQVEWQISFTNGESWKMREQVNKGYTTPDFVFTHRTNPGVRPVAVYTDGAAFHISEAHYRFPDDMAKRNRLHFEESWLPWSVTDADIEWFKAEQDRVAELPLWARVNRHPKFEEFGTNGWSFLSSSPVTQLLVYLANPVTSMYEMSAKALWLLLKSKLHPEKTPNGPRLTFNKQIHVGGSVTGGQFHAKRFYVDASTAGSVTEGNWRDFLRFANILWLADSAVTIATSEFDEAPAAQTTPEVPADASITADSAELPAVWTDAIEEFEDESSVVAALRLLARAGAETTEEIGEEVGSLPTAVAWPDRKIALLIDRDDSYTNAENRLRQDGWTLLYPDTLDEQTIPAALLGKE